A single genomic interval of Halostella salina harbors:
- a CDS encoding metal-dependent transcriptional regulator, with amino-acid sequence MNTGDQYLKAIYLAQRLEDGPAATGTLADMLEVSPASVNEMIGKLEDRGLADHEKYKGVTLTDEGIIRAEDALQTYCIIERFLANVLEVQEYRDEARALESVIDDTVAERLDTIIDRRDECPDCFDAEEDKCAYLEPVVEGAD; translated from the coding sequence ATGAACACCGGCGACCAGTACCTCAAGGCGATCTACCTCGCACAGCGCCTCGAGGACGGCCCGGCGGCGACCGGGACACTCGCGGACATGCTCGAAGTGAGCCCCGCGAGCGTCAACGAGATGATCGGCAAACTGGAGGACCGGGGTCTCGCCGACCACGAGAAGTACAAGGGCGTCACCCTCACCGACGAGGGGATCATCCGCGCCGAGGACGCCCTCCAGACGTACTGCATCATCGAACGGTTCCTCGCCAACGTGCTCGAAGTCCAGGAGTACCGCGACGAAGCCCGCGCCCTGGAGAGCGTCATCGACGACACGGTCGCGGAACGGCTGGACACCATCATCGACCGCCGCGACGAGTGCCCGGACTGCTTCGACGCCGAGGAGGACAAGTGCGCGTATCTGGAGCCGGTCGTCGAAGGCGCGGACTGA